The following proteins are encoded in a genomic region of Rattus rattus isolate New Zealand chromosome 2, Rrattus_CSIRO_v1, whole genome shotgun sequence:
- the Aqp11 gene encoding aquaporin-11 — MSALLGLPPEVQDTCISLVLMLLVVLFMGLARVIARRQLHRPMVHAFVLEFLATFQLCYCTHELQLLSEQDSGHPTWTLTLIYFFSLVHGLTLVGTASNPCGVMMQMILGGMSPEMGAVRLMAQLVSALCSRYCISALWSLSLTKYHFDERILVCRNPINTDISKAIIIEAICSFIFHSALLHFQEVRTKLRIHVLAALITFLAYAGGSLTGALFNPALALSLHFPCFDESFYKFFVVYWVAPSLGVLLMILMFSFFLPWLHNNQLSNKKE, encoded by the exons ATGTCCGCGCTACTGGGGCTCCCGCCCGAGGTGCAGGACACCTGCATCTCGCTGGTGCTAATGCTGTTGGTCGTGCTGTTCATGGGGCTGGCCCGCGTGATCGCCCGGCGACAGCTGCACAGGCCCATGGTCCACGCCTTCGTCCTGGAGTTTCTAGCTACCTTCCAGCTCTGCTACTGCACCCATGAGCTCCAACTGCTGAGCGAGCAGGACTCGGGGCACCCCACCTGGACGCTGACACTGATCTACTTCTTTTCCTTGGTGCATGGCCTGACCCTGGTGGGCACAGCTAGCAACCCGTGCGGCGTGATGATGCAGATGATTCTGGGGGGCATGTCCCCCGAGATGGGTGCGGTGAGGTTGATGGCTCAGCTGGTTAGCGCCCTATGCAGCAGGTACTGCATAAGTGCCCTGTGGAGCCTGAGCCTGACCAAGTACCATTTCGACGAGAGGATTTTAGTTTGCAGGAATCCCATCAACACCGACATATCCAAAGCGATCATCATAGAAGCCATCTGCTCCTTTATTTTCCACAGCGCTCTACTGCACTTCCAGGAGGTCCGAACCAAGCTTCGCATCCACGTGCTGGCTGCACTCATCACCTTTTTGGCCTATGCAG GAGGGAGCCTCACAGGAGCACTGTTTAACCCAGCACTGGCACTTTCGCTGCACTTCCCGTGCTTTGACGAATCGTTCTATAAGTTTTTCGTAGTATATTGGGTTGCTCCTTCTCTAG GCGTACTGCTGATGATCCTCATGTTCAGCTTCTTCCTTCCGTGGCTGCACAACAACCAACTGAGTAACAAAAAGGAATGA